In one Thermosipho ferrireducens genomic region, the following are encoded:
- a CDS encoding tetratricopeptide repeat protein, with product MKLPVLVEDLPLITEMDKIPLNVIIRGLEAQYSVSKSEYWASYLVYFYYEEFKKYLNEEKFEKARVTLEKAKGVLYDYRYHFYYGLLFSKLGDYENAEVELKRSISMNETFSLGYYELGNILYLKKDYDEAVQSYLKAFELNKDFALPLLKLGDTYFESGQLTDAEIAYKSALKVEKLPEIYLRLGVLYNEKNQFNKAEKMFREGLSIEYKPEIAYNLSYTLSKLGKHFQAMQILKELVKNFPAPEVFNELGIIQKNLGLYEEAIESLKNAGEQFEENYIKARLFIEGITDKLLMDLKKFDSEYAHFLENAVKSKESIEDKLTRIEYPFKDEISLIFNITDDMGEINIEEFMNILGIKRVGDKRKEYITYLPYVLSGIYISGGDPILIEKNATKTSVALYGDTEGLLLAKALTMTYIGFLFTSEPLDSIIQKILEQVSFIHYPFYQEVIKYLEENRTSMEDFIDTFSEPSTTYEFIKYFLEILSYEPIVDDISPISSLTFGKILLFLLKVNAKT from the coding sequence TTGAAACTTCCAGTATTAGTGGAAGATCTTCCGCTTATTACTGAAATGGATAAAATACCTCTCAACGTAATAATTCGAGGGTTAGAAGCCCAGTATTCTGTGAGTAAGTCAGAGTACTGGGCTTCGTATTTAGTATATTTTTATTACGAAGAATTCAAAAAGTATTTGAATGAAGAAAAGTTTGAGAAGGCGAGAGTTACTCTGGAAAAAGCAAAGGGAGTTTTGTATGATTATCGTTATCATTTTTACTATGGATTATTATTTTCAAAATTGGGAGATTATGAAAACGCAGAAGTTGAGTTAAAAAGGTCAATATCTATGAATGAAACTTTTTCACTGGGTTATTATGAGCTCGGGAACATTCTATATTTAAAAAAGGATTACGATGAAGCTGTTCAATCTTATCTTAAAGCTTTTGAATTAAATAAAGATTTTGCTCTTCCGCTTCTTAAATTAGGTGACACCTATTTTGAAAGTGGGCAGCTAACTGATGCAGAAATAGCATATAAGTCTGCTCTTAAAGTTGAAAAATTGCCGGAGATATACCTGCGCTTGGGAGTTTTATATAATGAAAAAAATCAGTTTAATAAGGCTGAAAAAATGTTTAGAGAAGGCCTTTCAATAGAATACAAACCAGAAATAGCATATAATCTATCTTATACGCTTTCAAAGTTAGGAAAACATTTTCAGGCAATGCAAATCTTGAAAGAATTAGTTAAAAATTTTCCAGCGCCAGAAGTTTTTAATGAACTTGGTATAATTCAGAAAAATCTTGGTTTGTACGAAGAGGCTATAGAAAGTCTCAAAAATGCTGGTGAGCAATTCGAAGAAAATTATATAAAAGCCAGACTTTTTATCGAAGGAATTACAGATAAATTATTGATGGATTTAAAAAAGTTTGATTCAGAATATGCACATTTTCTGGAAAACGCTGTTAAAAGCAAAGAGAGTATTGAGGATAAACTTACAAGAATAGAATATCCTTTTAAGGATGAAATTTCCTTGATTTTCAATATAACAGATGATATGGGAGAGATAAATATAGAGGAGTTTATGAACATTCTTGGGATAAAAAGAGTTGGAGATAAAAGAAAAGAATACATAACTTATTTGCCATATGTATTGTCTGGTATTTACATATCAGGAGGAGATCCTATACTTATCGAAAAAAATGCTACAAAGACTTCTGTAGCACTGTATGGAGACACAGAAGGATTGCTTTTAGCAAAAGCATTAACAATGACATACATCGGCTTTTTGTTTACAAGCGAACCCTTAGATAGCATTATACAAAAAATTCTTGAACAAGTAAGCTTTATACATTATCCGTTTTACCAGGAGGTAATAAAATATCTGGAGGAAAATAGAACTTCTATGGAGGATTTTATTGATACTTTTTCAGAAC
- a CDS encoding HIT family protein, with amino-acid sequence MDCVFCKIIERKLPSERVYEDEDFIVIKDIRPVAPTHLLLIYKKHVPTIHELSEDDARRFWKVFDIIKKITKNENMDYYRIVANNGAQAGQEIPHIHFHIISGRKLGKIG; translated from the coding sequence ATGGATTGCGTATTTTGCAAAATAATTGAACGTAAACTTCCTTCGGAAAGAGTTTATGAAGATGAAGATTTTATTGTAATAAAAGATATACGGCCCGTAGCACCAACGCATTTATTACTTATATACAAAAAGCATGTCCCAACGATCCACGAGCTTTCTGAGGATGATGCAAGGAGATTCTGGAAAGTTTTTGACATTATTAAGAAAATAACAAAGAACGAAAATATGGATTACTACAGAATAGTTGCAAATAATGGTGCACAGGCAGGACAGGAAATTCCTCATATACATTTTCATATAATTTCTGGAAGAAAACTCGGGAAAATTGGATGA